From one Enterococcus sp. DIV2402 genomic stretch:
- a CDS encoding amino acid permease translates to MKIFRKKSVNKQVVSYLTKELTLKDLIMLGIGAVIGTGIFVVTGQASANYAGPALSVSFIVAAIVVILSGLCFAEFASRVPISGGPYGYMYVVFGELSAWMAGWFLICEYMLAVSSVASGWSGYLQGFLGSINLSLPKALTASYNPQEGTYIDLIAALVVVFITLWVTQEAKKALRLNNLMVWVKFGIIILFIVVGVFYVDPTNWQPFMPNGMKGIMDGAALVFFAFLGFDAISMAAEEVKNPQKDIPKGIIGAIVIATLLYITVTMILTGIVPFEQLGIGDPVAFAMRYVNQGVVGSIISVGAILTLLTVTISMLYSLARLIYAISKDGLLPSFLQKIDEKRRTPKNATYVAGGIALFFAAAFPLTILAELTNISALACLVMMSLGILRLRKQLGSPKKGEFQVPFVPLLPIISVISCVFLMTRFSAVTWIVFGITIALGLLIYFVYGYQHSHLNKK, encoded by the coding sequence ATGAAGATATTTAGAAAAAAGTCAGTGAATAAACAGGTCGTAAGCTATTTAACGAAAGAGCTAACGCTAAAAGATTTGATTATGCTTGGGATTGGCGCAGTCATTGGTACCGGCATTTTTGTAGTAACAGGACAAGCGTCAGCCAATTACGCAGGACCTGCATTAAGTGTTTCATTTATTGTTGCTGCGATCGTTGTGATATTAAGTGGTTTATGTTTTGCTGAATTTGCCTCACGAGTTCCCATTTCTGGTGGACCATACGGCTACATGTATGTCGTTTTTGGAGAATTAAGTGCCTGGATGGCAGGTTGGTTTTTAATTTGCGAATACATGTTAGCTGTGTCATCGGTTGCGTCAGGCTGGTCTGGTTATTTGCAAGGCTTTTTGGGAAGTATTAACCTTTCGTTGCCAAAAGCGTTAACTGCCAGCTACAATCCCCAAGAAGGCACCTATATTGATTTGATTGCTGCATTAGTCGTCGTCTTTATCACCTTGTGGGTAACTCAGGAAGCGAAAAAAGCCTTACGATTAAATAATTTGATGGTTTGGGTGAAATTTGGCATCATCATTTTATTTATTGTAGTAGGTGTTTTCTACGTGGATCCTACTAATTGGCAACCTTTTATGCCCAATGGAATGAAAGGGATAATGGATGGTGCCGCTTTGGTATTTTTTGCTTTCTTAGGATTTGATGCCATTTCAATGGCTGCAGAAGAAGTAAAAAATCCTCAAAAAGATATTCCTAAAGGGATTATTGGGGCAATTGTGATTGCGACATTGCTGTATATCACCGTAACCATGATTTTAACCGGAATCGTGCCGTTTGAACAATTAGGAATTGGTGATCCTGTTGCATTTGCGATGCGTTATGTTAATCAAGGAGTGGTTGGTTCCATTATTTCTGTGGGAGCAATTTTAACCTTATTAACCGTAACTATTTCGATGTTGTATTCGTTAGCACGTTTGATTTATGCAATCAGCAAAGATGGTTTGTTACCTAGCTTTTTACAAAAGATTGATGAAAAACGTCGAACACCTAAAAATGCCACCTATGTAGCAGGCGGAATTGCTTTATTCTTTGCGGCAGCTTTTCCCTTGACGATTTTGGCAGAGTTAACAAATATTAGCGCATTAGCGTGTTTGGTGATGATGTCTTTAGGGATTTTACGCTTACGTAAACAACTAGGTTCGCCAAAAAAAGGAGAATTTCAAGTCCCTTTTGTACCCTTATTACCGATTATATCAGTGATTTCCTGTGTTTTTTTAATGACACGTTTTAGTGCAGTCACATGGATTGTTTTTGGAATTACGATTGCTTTAGGATTACTTATTTATTTT